A single genomic interval of Polyangium spumosum harbors:
- a CDS encoding DNA polymerase, whose translation MSQEEQVLSFELSEEIPMPAEGNGATEPSSGKGSKKGKGPSIATQLVELAKDVELFHTPDGRAFATIEEKGHKENWPVRSKQFSRWLVRRYFHHTASAPNTQALQEALSLLEARAQFEGDEEPVHVRVAAKNGAGYLDLGDRDWRAVEITSSGWQIVANPPVKFRRPRGMQPLPVPVPGGNVTELRPYVNVGSDEAFYLLVSWLVGAMKPRGPYVILALQGEQASAKSTTARVLRRLVDPSTAPLRRAPHDERDLMIAAQNGWVMSFDNLSGLPVWLSDAICCIATGGGLSTRELFTDDDEILFSASRPVILNGIDAIAVRADLADRSMVSTLPPIPEDRRQDEATFWTSFEQASPRILGALLDGVSTALRNIGSVTLPFKPRMADFALWATAAEPAFGWPRGTFIKAYSGNRAQAVDQSLEGDVVAMAVRELLARQPDGIWEGSATELHTMLREFVPVHVLHTRDWPQAANTLTNRLRRAAPALRAVGITYEDLPRSGKVGVRRLRLIRTAPQGIVSIVGVAGTAASGAVTAAHQADGPMSTTGDVDGLERQPWMPLHEADHDDDLAKADGADDADGLRAAGFGGTSPAVLIHRDTSTLSALAAAITGAGKVGLAVLTTGPDAPLEMTRVVGIALPNGDVHVIDVRSTDGLGAVADALREVLIVGHDLKPTLARLASDFEVETRAHFDTMIARKLLDGGLHLEDERFFTLASTCEAAGVPRLVGDPVAASEPAFDARFGELVRDVKPLLALEEAMREALEADELEKVAALENPLLPVISGMELVGVPVDLDRWEQVVAAWTGEAQRLRTHLALVLGVQNVDNGAEVLLALRRHGIPVERTKSEDLAPYMHIEPVAQLVRYRHINGFVVGAGRGVLRSLGQFMDGRVVPALDQLGASSGRFSCRTPNLLGLPREPEVRRCIRATPGNKIVVSDYAAIELRVLADRIGEKKLIDVFHAGSDPHRLTASLLMGVHEAAVTPEQRRRAKAVNFGFTFGMGAESFVAYARKNYDIELSISEAAEFKELFLAAYPGIAEWQRRMQEEMPFIVRTGSGRLRYFPDQDDEYGGRLSHGIQGTAADGMKKALVLLHNHPRFRELRGSILLVIHDELLVEAPEEHAEEVREIVVACMVEGMSTFVKAVPIVVESEVRDTWAKEAGRG comes from the coding sequence ATGAGCCAAGAAGAACAGGTTTTGTCCTTCGAGCTCTCGGAGGAGATCCCGATGCCAGCCGAGGGCAACGGCGCCACCGAGCCGTCGAGCGGCAAGGGCTCCAAGAAGGGCAAGGGCCCCTCGATCGCGACGCAGCTCGTGGAGCTCGCGAAAGATGTCGAACTGTTTCACACGCCTGACGGCCGCGCGTTCGCGACGATCGAGGAGAAGGGCCACAAGGAGAACTGGCCGGTCCGGAGCAAGCAGTTCTCGCGCTGGTTGGTACGACGGTACTTCCACCACACCGCCAGCGCCCCGAACACGCAAGCCCTGCAAGAGGCCCTGTCGCTCCTGGAAGCCCGTGCCCAGTTCGAGGGAGACGAGGAGCCCGTGCACGTGCGCGTCGCGGCGAAGAACGGCGCCGGGTACCTCGACCTCGGCGACCGCGACTGGCGAGCTGTCGAGATCACGTCGAGTGGTTGGCAGATCGTTGCGAACCCGCCCGTGAAGTTCAGGCGGCCCCGGGGCATGCAGCCGCTGCCGGTGCCCGTACCCGGGGGGAACGTCACCGAGCTGCGCCCCTACGTGAACGTCGGCTCCGACGAGGCGTTCTACCTGCTGGTGTCGTGGCTCGTCGGCGCGATGAAACCACGCGGCCCGTACGTGATCCTGGCCCTCCAAGGCGAACAGGCGAGCGCGAAGTCCACCACGGCGCGCGTGCTCCGGCGTCTCGTCGACCCATCGACGGCGCCCCTGCGCCGTGCCCCGCACGACGAGCGCGACCTCATGATCGCGGCGCAAAACGGGTGGGTGATGTCATTCGACAACCTCTCCGGGCTGCCGGTCTGGCTCTCCGATGCGATCTGCTGCATCGCCACCGGCGGCGGACTCTCCACCCGGGAGCTGTTCACGGACGATGATGAGATCCTCTTTAGCGCGAGCAGGCCCGTCATCCTGAACGGCATCGACGCGATCGCTGTGCGCGCAGACCTCGCGGATCGCAGCATGGTGTCGACCCTCCCGCCGATCCCCGAAGACAGACGGCAGGACGAGGCCACCTTCTGGACCTCGTTCGAGCAGGCCTCACCGCGCATCCTCGGCGCACTCCTCGACGGGGTGAGCACCGCCCTCCGGAACATCGGGAGCGTGACGCTGCCGTTCAAGCCGCGGATGGCCGACTTTGCGCTGTGGGCGACGGCGGCCGAGCCCGCGTTCGGCTGGCCGCGCGGCACCTTCATCAAGGCGTACTCTGGCAACCGAGCCCAGGCCGTCGACCAGTCGCTCGAGGGCGACGTCGTAGCCATGGCGGTACGCGAACTGCTCGCGCGGCAGCCAGACGGCATCTGGGAGGGCAGCGCGACCGAGCTCCACACCATGCTGCGTGAGTTCGTGCCGGTACACGTGCTGCACACGCGCGACTGGCCGCAGGCTGCCAACACCCTGACGAATCGGCTACGGCGTGCTGCCCCTGCCCTGCGGGCGGTGGGGATCACCTACGAGGACCTGCCTCGGAGCGGAAAGGTCGGGGTCCGTAGGCTGCGGCTCATCCGCACAGCGCCGCAAGGAATCGTCAGCATCGTCGGCGTGGCAGGAACGGCGGCCAGCGGGGCTGTAACAGCCGCGCATCAGGCTGACGGTCCGATGTCCACGACCGGCGATGTGGATGGCCTCGAGCGTCAGCCCTGGATGCCCCTTCACGAGGCTGATCATGACGATGATCTCGCCAAGGCAGACGGTGCTGACGATGCTGACGGTCTTCGCGCGGCAGGTTTTGGCGGCACTTCTCCGGCTGTCCTGATCCACCGCGACACGTCAACCCTCTCGGCCCTGGCTGCGGCCATCACGGGGGCCGGAAAGGTTGGGCTCGCCGTGCTCACGACGGGCCCCGACGCGCCGCTCGAGATGACTCGCGTGGTCGGGATCGCCCTGCCCAACGGGGACGTCCACGTCATCGACGTGCGCTCGACGGACGGGCTCGGAGCCGTAGCAGATGCGCTCCGCGAGGTCCTCATCGTGGGCCACGACCTCAAGCCGACGCTCGCGCGTCTCGCCTCGGACTTCGAGGTGGAGACCCGCGCACACTTCGACACGATGATTGCGCGCAAGCTCCTCGACGGCGGCTTGCACCTCGAGGACGAGCGGTTCTTCACCCTCGCCAGCACGTGCGAGGCTGCCGGCGTGCCGCGTCTGGTTGGCGATCCCGTGGCTGCGAGCGAGCCCGCCTTCGATGCGCGGTTCGGTGAGCTCGTGCGAGATGTGAAGCCGCTGCTGGCGCTCGAGGAAGCGATGCGCGAGGCGCTCGAGGCCGACGAACTCGAAAAGGTTGCCGCGCTGGAGAACCCGTTGCTCCCCGTGATCAGCGGCATGGAACTCGTGGGGGTTCCGGTCGACCTTGATCGCTGGGAGCAGGTGGTGGCGGCATGGACCGGAGAGGCGCAGAGGCTGCGCACGCATCTCGCCCTGGTCCTCGGCGTTCAGAACGTTGACAACGGCGCCGAGGTGCTCCTGGCGCTCAGGCGGCACGGCATCCCGGTCGAGCGCACGAAGAGCGAAGATCTAGCTCCTTACATGCACATCGAGCCGGTAGCCCAGCTCGTGCGCTACCGCCACATCAACGGCTTCGTGGTCGGTGCGGGCAGAGGTGTGCTTCGCTCCCTGGGCCAGTTCATGGACGGGCGCGTCGTTCCTGCACTGGACCAACTCGGGGCCTCATCGGGACGTTTCTCCTGCCGTACTCCCAACCTCCTGGGTCTGCCGCGCGAGCCCGAGGTGCGCAGGTGCATCCGGGCGACACCTGGGAACAAGATCGTCGTGAGCGACTACGCCGCCATCGAGCTCCGCGTCCTCGCCGACCGGATCGGGGAGAAGAAGCTGATCGACGTTTTCCACGCGGGCAGCGACCCGCACCGGCTGACGGCCTCGCTGCTGATGGGCGTGCACGAGGCGGCAGTCACACCGGAGCAGCGGCGACGCGCCAAGGCCGTCAACTTCGGCTTCACGTTCGGCATGGGCGCGGAGTCGTTCGTGGCGTACGCACGCAAGAACTACGATATCGAGCTGTCGATCAGCGAGGCGGCAGAATTCAAGGAGCTGTTCCTCGCAGCCTACCCAGGGATCGCCGAATGGCAACGACGCATGCAGGAGGAGATGCCATTCATCGTGCGTACCGGCAGCGGCCGGCTCCGATACTTCCCCGATCAGGACGATGAATACGGCGGACGACTGAGCCACGGCATTCAGGGAACGGCCGCGGATGGCATGAAGAAGGCGCTGGTCCTGCTCCACAACCATCCACGCTTCCGGGAACTCCGCGGCAGCATCCTGCTCGTAATCCACGACGAGCTCCTCGTCGAGGCCCCCGAGGAGCACGCGGAGGAGGTGCGGGAGATCGTGGTGGCCTGCATGGTCGAGGGCATGTCGACCTTCGTGAAGGCCGTGCCGATCGTCGTGGAATCCGAGGTGCGCGACACCTGGGCCAAAGAAGCCGGCAGGGGATGA
- a CDS encoding toprim domain-containing protein yields MAASPIPMPAAELKRALTEVPAICKELGLHNGARVQQQGLLVLCPWHAEKNPSCSVTLAPDGSVRVKCFACGASGDVFALIAQVRGLDVTKQFGAVLAEGRRIAAGATTAGTTTRTEVSDADDADGARARVAKTLLEACPLAAALDASAYLTTRGLLDEAVTDGWGALPEPVEDAVRIINRVIVAHGLEDWQKSGFVTTPGGLTWPDHRVLIPWRDPSGRITTLQRRLVRCAEDEVQKYVFPRGGAATWPYGIETAARVDNPAGIVFVEGAFDVLALRALYKKHAVPRVVVGVPGVANFRRAWAEFAQGRTAFVAFDRDEAGDRAAERVASKLYTAGAARVVRIRPASGKDWAEALLQEAS; encoded by the coding sequence ATGGCCGCCTCCCCGATCCCGATGCCAGCGGCGGAACTCAAGCGGGCGCTGACCGAGGTGCCAGCGATCTGCAAGGAGCTCGGCCTGCACAACGGCGCGCGCGTGCAGCAGCAAGGGCTGCTCGTGCTCTGCCCATGGCACGCTGAGAAGAATCCCTCCTGCTCGGTCACGCTGGCGCCCGATGGCTCCGTGCGCGTGAAGTGCTTCGCCTGCGGTGCGAGCGGCGACGTCTTCGCCCTCATCGCGCAGGTCCGAGGCCTCGACGTGACGAAGCAGTTCGGCGCGGTGCTTGCCGAGGGACGACGGATCGCCGCGGGCGCCACAACCGCGGGGACCACGACCAGAACGGAGGTGTCCGATGCTGACGATGCTGACGGTGCTCGCGCTCGGGTCGCCAAGACGCTCCTCGAAGCCTGCCCGCTCGCAGCGGCTCTCGATGCGTCTGCCTACCTGACCACCCGTGGTCTGCTCGACGAGGCGGTGACCGATGGCTGGGGAGCGCTCCCGGAGCCAGTCGAGGACGCCGTTCGCATCATCAACCGGGTGATCGTCGCGCACGGTCTCGAGGACTGGCAGAAGAGCGGATTCGTCACGACGCCAGGTGGCCTGACGTGGCCTGATCACCGGGTGCTAATCCCGTGGCGGGATCCCTCCGGCCGCATCACCACGCTCCAGCGACGACTCGTTCGCTGCGCGGAAGACGAGGTGCAGAAGTACGTGTTCCCGCGCGGCGGCGCAGCTACGTGGCCCTACGGGATCGAGACGGCTGCCCGCGTGGACAACCCCGCTGGCATCGTCTTCGTCGAGGGCGCGTTCGACGTGCTCGCCCTGCGTGCGCTTTACAAGAAGCACGCGGTCCCGCGCGTCGTCGTCGGCGTGCCAGGCGTAGCCAACTTCCGCCGCGCGTGGGCCGAGTTCGCTCAGGGGCGAACGGCTTTTGTGGCCTTCGATCGCGACGAGGCCGGCGACCGCGCGGCCGAGCGGGTCGCCTCCAAGCTCTACACCGCGGGCGCGGCTCGCGTCGTCCGCATCCGCCCCGCCAGCGGGAAGGACTGGGCAGAAGCCCTCCTCCAGGAGGCGTCATGA
- a CDS encoding helix-turn-helix domain-containing protein: MEEVARTLRVTTKTVRRWIKAGLLVAHRIGSKVVRVDASSVTRLIEASRIGASPGDQTWQGGSERSTSAEPHTSSGSAERPRSGPRSSTAARSRSAPPTPSRPSVDSSSWPKNASELREHLRRLRRPS; encoded by the coding sequence GTGGAGGAGGTCGCGCGCACGTTGCGCGTCACCACGAAGACGGTTCGCCGCTGGATCAAGGCGGGTCTGCTCGTCGCCCACCGGATCGGATCGAAGGTCGTGCGCGTCGACGCCTCGAGCGTGACGCGTCTGATCGAGGCGTCGCGCATTGGCGCCTCCCCTGGGGATCAAACATGGCAGGGAGGAAGCGAAAGAAGTACATCCGCGGAGCCCCACACCTCTTCCGGCAGCGCGGAAAGGCCAAGATCTGGTCCGCGCTCTTCGACGGCCGCGAGGTCTCGCTCGGCACCGCCGACACCGTCGAGGCCCAGCGTCGACTCCTCGAGCTGGCCGAAGAACGCAAGCGAGCTGCGCGAGCACCTGCGGCGCCTCCGCCGCCCCTCCTGA
- a CDS encoding tyrosine-type recombinase/integrase translates to MAARYAEHLVPPRVTRKTAASYANRVTMWVEWCEKRGVTRADQIDFKLMSAYVRARSEKVKARTVNRDLLPVRRMFAFAKREGLMTTNPFRGEDFGELKLKEPQPRPNAITLAPEQVEAVVRTARELLPGGHASLIGLVAGSGVRIDEARHLDEKDVEIVDERRGYLHVTPKEGWQPKNYRCRRVPVSRATCAAALEFIRTRSMVRLDDKATWDAILKVRTHLGLPKFSMHDLRRAWASALHAKGAPLKLVSVLLGHSGIHVTERYIRVFATESTGHEYLSR, encoded by the coding sequence CTGGCGGCGCGCTACGCGGAGCACCTCGTGCCGCCGAGGGTCACGAGGAAGACGGCCGCGAGCTACGCGAACCGCGTGACGATGTGGGTCGAGTGGTGCGAGAAGCGCGGCGTGACGAGGGCGGATCAGATCGACTTCAAGCTGATGTCCGCCTACGTCCGCGCCCGGAGCGAGAAGGTCAAGGCGCGCACGGTGAACCGGGATCTGCTCCCGGTGCGCCGCATGTTCGCGTTCGCGAAGCGCGAGGGGCTCATGACGACAAACCCCTTCCGCGGCGAGGACTTCGGCGAGCTCAAGCTCAAAGAGCCGCAGCCGAGGCCCAACGCGATCACGCTCGCTCCCGAGCAGGTCGAGGCCGTCGTGCGCACGGCACGTGAGCTTCTGCCTGGGGGGCATGCGTCGCTGATCGGGCTTGTCGCGGGGAGCGGCGTGCGGATCGATGAGGCGCGTCACCTCGACGAGAAGGACGTCGAGATCGTCGATGAACGTCGCGGGTACTTGCACGTCACGCCGAAGGAGGGCTGGCAGCCGAAGAACTACCGCTGCCGGCGCGTGCCGGTCTCGAGGGCGACTTGCGCGGCGGCGCTTGAGTTCATCCGCACGCGGTCGATGGTCCGCCTCGACGACAAGGCGACCTGGGACGCGATCCTAAAGGTGCGCACGCACCTGGGACTGCCGAAGTTCTCGATGCACGACCTGCGACGGGCCTGGGCGAGCGCCCTCCACGCGAAGGGGGCGCCGCTCAAGCTCGTCTCGGTGCTGCTCGGGCACTCGGGGATCCACGTGACCGAGCGGTACATCAGGGTGTTCGCGACGGAGTCGACGGGGCACGAGTACTTGTCGAGGTGA
- a CDS encoding TIGR04255 family protein codes for MHLERPPLVQVIAQVRFPPILALGRQESVAPFQEAIRRRYPILRPESVPERLLLGVDGPVVQPSTMLWRFHDKDDVWRVALTTNSISLQANKYSSRADFFERLHQLLDELVRVTDPVAAGYERFGIRYVNRVRHPELEHLSRMVQPEVLGVANIGFGPELIFSVCESSFAVDDAQLRARWGLLPPRATTDPTAIREIDESSWILDLDMFVEKQPEFDASVVVERGQRFAETIYAFFRWCVTDEFLRTYGGQV; via the coding sequence GTGCACCTCGAGCGACCTCCGCTCGTGCAGGTCATCGCGCAGGTGCGCTTTCCTCCCATCCTCGCACTGGGCCGCCAAGAGTCGGTTGCGCCCTTTCAGGAGGCGATCAGGCGGCGTTATCCGATCCTGCGACCAGAGTCAGTTCCTGAGCGCCTGCTTCTTGGAGTTGACGGGCCTGTCGTTCAGCCGAGCACGATGCTCTGGCGATTCCACGACAAAGATGACGTTTGGCGCGTAGCGCTTACGACCAACTCTATCTCGCTCCAGGCGAACAAATACAGTAGCCGAGCAGACTTCTTTGAGCGATTACATCAATTGCTCGATGAACTTGTGAGAGTCACCGATCCGGTTGCAGCCGGCTATGAGCGGTTTGGCATTCGCTATGTCAACCGCGTGCGCCATCCGGAACTGGAGCACCTCTCGCGGATGGTTCAGCCTGAAGTTCTGGGAGTGGCCAATATCGGATTCGGCCCAGAGCTAATTTTTTCCGTTTGTGAAAGCAGCTTTGCCGTCGACGATGCCCAGCTACGAGCTCGCTGGGGTCTGCTTCCCCCTCGCGCGACAACAGATCCGACCGCGATCCGAGAAATCGATGAGTCATCATGGATTCTTGATCTGGACATGTTTGTGGAGAAACAGCCGGAATTCGATGCGTCGGTTGTGGTGGAGCGAGGCCAGCGTTTTGCCGAGACCATATACGCGTTTTTCCGCTGGTGCGTGACGGACGAATTTTTGCGGACCTACGGGGGCCAAGTATGA